A genomic region of Paenibacillus sp. PL2-23 contains the following coding sequences:
- a CDS encoding GntR family transcriptional regulator — protein MLHFKELALDGKEPVYMQIAGYVKRQLLLGRVASGDRLPSRRDIAAQLNVNPNTVQKAFKLMEEEGFVHTSGNQGSVIYADAELLARIEEELTRGLVVSFILSAKEINLSFKKVIELVSEHWERP, from the coding sequence GTGCTTCACTTCAAAGAGCTGGCATTAGACGGCAAGGAGCCGGTATATATGCAGATTGCCGGCTACGTCAAGCGCCAGCTTCTTCTCGGACGCGTGGCCTCGGGCGACCGGCTTCCCTCCAGAAGGGATATTGCAGCGCAGCTGAACGTCAATCCCAACACGGTCCAGAAAGCGTTCAAGCTAATGGAGGAGGAAGGCTTCGTTCATACGAGCGGCAATCAGGGCAGCGTCATCTATGCGGATGCGGAATTATTGGCACGGATCGAGGAAGAACTGACGCGCGGGCTCGTTGTGTCGTTTATTTTATCGGCGAAGGAAATTAATCTGTCGTTCAAAAAGGTCATCGAGCTGGTGAGCGAGCATTGGGAGCGGCCTTGA